One Cucurbita pepo mitochondrion, complete genome DNA segment encodes these proteins:
- the rps7 gene encoding ribosomal protein S7, whose amino-acid sequence MGGLDGEQKQLIKKLVNFRMKEGKRTRVRAIVYQTFHRLAQTERDVIKLMVDAVDNIKPICEVEKVGVAGTLYDVPGIVARDRQQTLAIRWILEAAFKRRISYRISLEKCLFAEILDAYRKRGIARQKRENLHRLASTNRSFAHFRWW is encoded by the coding sequence ATGGGCGGCTTGGATGGTGAGCAAAAACAATTGATCAAGAAGTTGGTCAACTTTCGCATGAAAGAAGGTAAAAGAACGAGAGTTCGTGCTATTGTTTATCAAACTTTTCATCGCCCAGCTCAAACTGAACGCGATGTAATCAAACTGATGGTTGACGCCGTAGACAATATAAAGCCCATATGCGAAGTCGAAAAAGTAGGAGTAGCAGGTACTCTTTATGATGTCCCTGGGATTGTAGCCAGGGATCGTCAACAAACCTTAGCTATTCGTTGGATCCTTGAAGCAGCTTTCAAACGACGTATAAGCTACAGGATAAGCTTAGAGAAATGTTCATTTGCTGAGATACTTGATGCTTACCGAAAGAGGGGAATTGCACGTCAGAAAAGGGAGAATCTTCATAGACTGGCTTCCACCAATCGAAGTTTCGCGCATTTCAGATGGTGGTAA